In one window of Solanum pennellii chromosome 2, SPENNV200 DNA:
- the LOC107011589 gene encoding protein PLASTID TRANSCRIPTIONALLY ACTIVE 14 isoform X1, protein MVSSTILIQQPTNFFHQPELHHQLWRGLQHGCVASLQKQPILVCNSNKRNRPLRVSSSANGAVTSSTLEAYDSSPSPSAFPLFTPPSQPQDTPASQLELADPDFYKIGYVRSFRAYGIEFREGPDGYGVFASKDVEPLRRARVIMEIPLELMLTISKKLPWMFFPDIIPVGHPVFDIINSTNPETDSDLRLACLLLYAFDCKDNFWQLYGDFLPSADECTSFLLATEEDLLELQDEKLASTMREQQNRALEFWEKNWHSAVPLKIKRLAQDPERFIWAMSIAQSRCINMQTRIGSLVQDANMLVPYADMMNHSFQPNCFFHWRFKDRMLEVMINAGQRIRKGDEMTVNYMAGQKNDLFMQRYGFSSPVNPWDVIHFTGDAKIHLDTFLSVFNISGLPGEYYHNTGKLSNDGDRFVDGAIIAAARTLPTWSDGDLPPIPSLERKAVKELQEECHQMLAEFPTTSDEDQKILDSMPECRRTFEAAIKYRLHRKLLIEKVIQALDIYQDRILF, encoded by the exons ATGGTTTCATCCACCATTCTAATTCAGCAACCGACGAACTTCTTCCACCAGCCAGAGCTTCACCATCAG CTATGGAGAGGTCTGCAGCATGGATGTGTTGCATCATTGCAGAAACAACCTATTTTGGTATGTAATAGTAACAAGAGAAACAGACCTTTGAGAGTTTCTTCAAGTGCTAATGGTGCTGTTACTTCTTCCACTTTGGAGGCCTATGATTCTTCTCCGTCTCCTTCTGCATTTCCTCTTTTTACACCCCCTTCTCAACCCCAAGATACTCCCGCTTCTCAG TTGGAACTGGCAGATCCTGATTTCTACAAAATAGGTTATGTTAGAAGTTTTCGAGCCTACGGGATTGAATTCAGGGAGGGACCAGATGGGTATGGAGTGTTTGCTTCCAAAGACGTGGAACCTCTCCGTCGAGCTAGG GTAATAATGGAAATTCCTTTAGAACTTATGTTAACCATAAGCAAAAAGCTTCCTTGGATGTTTTTTCCAGATATTATACCTGTAGGACATCCAGTATTCGACATTATCAATTCAACCAATCCTGAG ACAGATTCGGACTTGAGGTTGGCGTGCCTTCTTTTATATGCTTTTGATTGCAAGGACAACTTTTGGCAGCTCTACGGAGACTTCTTGCCTAGTGCTGATGAATGCACTAGCTTTCTTCTAGCTACCGAG GAGGATCTTTTGGAGTTGCAAGACGAGAAGCTTGCTTCTACCATGAGAGAACAGCAAAATCGAGCACTTGAGTTTTGGGAGAAAAACTGG CATTCTGCAGTTCCTCTCAAAATTAAGCGTCTTGCTCAGGATCCTGAGAGATTTATTTGGGCAATGAGTATAGCACAATCTCGATGCATCAACATGCAAACAAGAATTGGTTCACTGGTTCAAGATGCAAATATGTTGGTACCTTATGCTG ACATGATGAATCATTCTTTTCAGCCAAATTGCTTTTTCCATTGGCGCTTCAAGGACCGCATGCTGGAGGTGATGATAAATGCAGGACAAAGAATTAGAAAAGGAGATGAG ATGACTGTTAATTACATGGCTGGACAGAAGAATGACTTATTTATGCAGAGATATGGTTTCTCATCGCCTGTG AATCCATGGGATGTCATTCATTTCACCGGAGATGCCAAAATTCATCTAGACACCTTTTTATCGGTCTTTAACATATCTGGCCTCCCTGGAGAATATTACCACAACA CAGGTAAGCTATCAAATGATGGAGACAGATTCGTCGATGGAGCAATAATAGCAGCCGCAAGAACGTTGCCCACTTGGTCAGATGGAGATCTCCCTCCAATTCCAAGTCTAGAGAGGAAAGCAGTGAAAGAGCTGCAAGAAGAATGCCACCAGATGCTTGCAGAATTTCCCACAACTTCTGACGAAGACCAGAAAATCCTAG ATTCGATGCCTGAATGCAGGAGAACATTCGAAGCAGCAATAAA GTATAGATTACATCGGAAATTACTGATAGAGAAGGTTATACAGGCCTTGGACATTTACCAAGACAGGATTCTGTTCTAA
- the LOC107011589 gene encoding protein PLASTID TRANSCRIPTIONALLY ACTIVE 14 isoform X2, with protein sequence MVSSTILIQQPTNFFHQPELHHQLWRGLQHGCVASLQKQPILVCNSNKRNRPLRVSSSANGAVTSSTLEAYDSSPSPSAFPLFTPPSQPQDTPASQLELADPDFYKIGYVRSFRAYGIEFREGPDGYGVFASKDVEPLRRARVIMEIPLELMLTISKKLPWMFFPDIIPVGHPVFDIINSTNPETDSDLRLACLLLYAFDCKDNFWQLYGDFLPSADECTSFLLATEEDLLELQDEKLASTMREQQNRALEFWEKNWHSAVPLKIKRLAQDPERFIWAMSIAQSRCINMQTRIGSLVQDANMLVPYADMMNHSFQPNCFFHWRFKDRMLEVMINAGQRIRKGDEMTVNYMAGQKNDLFMQRYGFSSPVNPWDVIHFTGDAKIHLDTFLSVFNISGLPGEYYHNSKLSNDGDRFVDGAIIAAARTLPTWSDGDLPPIPSLERKAVKELQEECHQMLAEFPTTSDEDQKILDSMPECRRTFEAAIKYRLHRKLLIEKVIQALDIYQDRILF encoded by the exons ATGGTTTCATCCACCATTCTAATTCAGCAACCGACGAACTTCTTCCACCAGCCAGAGCTTCACCATCAG CTATGGAGAGGTCTGCAGCATGGATGTGTTGCATCATTGCAGAAACAACCTATTTTGGTATGTAATAGTAACAAGAGAAACAGACCTTTGAGAGTTTCTTCAAGTGCTAATGGTGCTGTTACTTCTTCCACTTTGGAGGCCTATGATTCTTCTCCGTCTCCTTCTGCATTTCCTCTTTTTACACCCCCTTCTCAACCCCAAGATACTCCCGCTTCTCAG TTGGAACTGGCAGATCCTGATTTCTACAAAATAGGTTATGTTAGAAGTTTTCGAGCCTACGGGATTGAATTCAGGGAGGGACCAGATGGGTATGGAGTGTTTGCTTCCAAAGACGTGGAACCTCTCCGTCGAGCTAGG GTAATAATGGAAATTCCTTTAGAACTTATGTTAACCATAAGCAAAAAGCTTCCTTGGATGTTTTTTCCAGATATTATACCTGTAGGACATCCAGTATTCGACATTATCAATTCAACCAATCCTGAG ACAGATTCGGACTTGAGGTTGGCGTGCCTTCTTTTATATGCTTTTGATTGCAAGGACAACTTTTGGCAGCTCTACGGAGACTTCTTGCCTAGTGCTGATGAATGCACTAGCTTTCTTCTAGCTACCGAG GAGGATCTTTTGGAGTTGCAAGACGAGAAGCTTGCTTCTACCATGAGAGAACAGCAAAATCGAGCACTTGAGTTTTGGGAGAAAAACTGG CATTCTGCAGTTCCTCTCAAAATTAAGCGTCTTGCTCAGGATCCTGAGAGATTTATTTGGGCAATGAGTATAGCACAATCTCGATGCATCAACATGCAAACAAGAATTGGTTCACTGGTTCAAGATGCAAATATGTTGGTACCTTATGCTG ACATGATGAATCATTCTTTTCAGCCAAATTGCTTTTTCCATTGGCGCTTCAAGGACCGCATGCTGGAGGTGATGATAAATGCAGGACAAAGAATTAGAAAAGGAGATGAG ATGACTGTTAATTACATGGCTGGACAGAAGAATGACTTATTTATGCAGAGATATGGTTTCTCATCGCCTGTG AATCCATGGGATGTCATTCATTTCACCGGAGATGCCAAAATTCATCTAGACACCTTTTTATCGGTCTTTAACATATCTGGCCTCCCTGGAGAATATTACCACAACA GTAAGCTATCAAATGATGGAGACAGATTCGTCGATGGAGCAATAATAGCAGCCGCAAGAACGTTGCCCACTTGGTCAGATGGAGATCTCCCTCCAATTCCAAGTCTAGAGAGGAAAGCAGTGAAAGAGCTGCAAGAAGAATGCCACCAGATGCTTGCAGAATTTCCCACAACTTCTGACGAAGACCAGAAAATCCTAG ATTCGATGCCTGAATGCAGGAGAACATTCGAAGCAGCAATAAA GTATAGATTACATCGGAAATTACTGATAGAGAAGGTTATACAGGCCTTGGACATTTACCAAGACAGGATTCTGTTCTAA
- the LOC107011783 gene encoding multiple RNA-binding domain-containing protein 1 isoform X1 — protein sequence MSRLCVKNLPKYVAEDRLREFFSQKGEVTDAKLMRTSDGKSRQFGFVGFRTEQEAEEAIKYFDKSFMDSSRIICEIARRIGDPNIPRPWSRHTLKKQEILTNEDENAKVNKSSKSAGLKGDKKNSKQESKDEDPQLQEFLEVMQPRSKSKLWANDALTAPSLARSKKDGDEQYLKKETSQEKVDTDDSELDEVIKKKKPLSDSEKSEKPGSSRNDEVMTDTDYFKSRVRKDWSDSESSEDDGSDNESDKSSEDANAGNILEPDDTEEFLSDGLTRSNNEALELVDPSSSVKDEKEEDLESGRLFVRNLPYTTTEEELEEHFRAFGNVSQVHIVVDKDTKRSKGIAYVLYPLPESAARALAELDSSIFQGRLLHVMPAKQKISPEKAETIANTKQSSNTFKQKRQEEKKASEASGNTQSWNTLFMRPDTVVENIARKFGVSKSDLLDREADDLAVRIALGETQVIAETKKALAKAGVNIVSLEEYAAGNTDGEKRSNHVILVKNLPYGSSEGELANMFGKFGSLDKIVLPPTKTLALVVFLEPAEARSAFRGLAYKRYKDTPLYLEWAPGNILDQPSDSKNALVVGEDDAKRALLEQQVEGVTDPDVDPDRVESRSLYVKNLNFKTLDESLKKHFTDHIKDGRILSVRVKKHVKNGKNVSMGFGFVEFDSVDTAINVCKDLQGTVLDGHALILQLCHTKKDQLPKRAENDKSSTKLLVRNVAFEATEKDLRQLFSPFGQIKSLRLPMRFGNHRGFAFVEFVTKQEAKNAIEALSNTHLYGRHLVLERAKEGESLEELRARTAAQFTTEQNGFQTTKLSKKRKQMAVLDDGSSKFGRIAD from the exons AT gTCCCGTCTGTGTGTGAAGAATTTGCCAAAGTATGTAGCCGAGGACCGTCTCAGAGAATTTTTCTCTCAGAAAGGGGAAGTCACTGATGCCAAGCTCATGCGTACTTC AGATGGGAAGAGTAGGCAGTTTGGATTTGTAGGATTTCGAACTGAGCAAGAGGCTGAGGAAGCTATCAAGTATTTTGACAAATCTTTCATGGATAGTAGTCGCATTATTTGTGAG ATTGCTAGGAGAATTGGGGATCCAAATATCCCTCGTCCATGGAGCAGGCACACTTTGAAGAAACAAGAGATATTGACAAATGAAGATGAGAATGCAAAAGTAAACAAAAGTTCCAAGTCTGCAGGTTTAAAAGGcgacaaaaaaaatagtaaacagGAGAGTAAGGATGAGGATCCTCAGCTTCAAGAGTTCCTTGAAGTTATGCAGCCTCGGAGTAAGTCAAAGTTGTGGGCAAATGATGCATTAACAGCTCCGTCTCTTGCCCGAAGTAAAAAGGATGGTGATGAGCAATACCTGAAAAAAGAAACTAGCCAGGAAAAAGTGGATACTGATGACTCTGAGTTGGACgaggttattaaaaaaaagaaacctCTGTCAGATAGTGAAAAATCTGAGAAACCTGGCAGCTCCCGTAATGATGAAGTTATGACCGATACGGATTATTTCAAAAGTAGAGTGAGGAAAGATTGGTCTGATTCAGAAAGTAGTGAAGACGATggtagtgataatgaaagtgaCAAAAGCAGTGAAGATGCAAATGCTGGTAATATCCTTGAACCTGATGATACAGAGGAATTTTTGAGTGATGGTCTCACCAGATCTAACAATGAGGCGCTTGAGCTTGTTGACCCTTCATCAAGTGTTAAggatgaaaaagaagaagatctGGAGAGCGGACGATTATTTGTTCGTAATCTTCCATACACCACTAC GGAAGAGGAGCTGGAAGAACACTTTAGAGCATTTGGCAATGTCTCACAGGTTCATATTGTTGTTGACAAAGATACAAAGCGGTCCAAAGGAATTGCATATGTTCTCTATCCATTACCAGAATCTGCTGCTAG GGCATTAGCAGAGCTGGACAGTTCAATCTTTCAAGGACGATTACTTCATGTTATGCCAGCGAAGCAGAAAATTTCTCCAGAGAAGGCAGA GACAATTGCTAATACCAAGCAATCATCAAACACATTTAAGCAGAAGAGACAAGAGGAAAAGAAGGCATCTGAAGCTAGTGGAAATACACAATCTTGGAATACTCTGTTTATGCGGCCAGACACT GTTGTTGAAAATATTGCAAGAAAATTTGGTGTGAGTAAAAGTGATCTTCTTGATAGAGaagctgatgatcttgctgtaCGTATAGCATTGGGCGAGACTCAAGTGATAGCGGAGACAAAAAAGGCTCTTGCAAAAgctggagttaatattgtttcATTGGAAGAATATGCTGCTGGAAACACTGATGGGGAGAAACGAAGCAATCACGTTATTTTAGTTAAGAACTTGCCTTATGGTTCATCAGAAGGTGAACTTGCAAATATGTTTGGGAAGTTTGGGAGCCTGGATAAGATTGTTCTTCCTCCTACCAAAACTTTAGCTTTG GTTGTCTTCCTAGAACCGGCAGAAGCACGTTCAGCTTTCCGGGGTCTAGCATACAAACGTTACAA GGACACTCCCCTTTATTTGGAGTGGGCTCCTGGAAATATTCTTGATCAACCAAGTGATTCAAAAAATGCTCTTGTTGTTGGTGAAGATGATGCAAAGAGAGCGCTGCTAGAGCAACAAGTGGAAGGAGTAACGGATCCAGATGTTGATCCTGATAGAGTTGAG TCACGATCACTGTATGTCAAGAACCTAAATTTCAAGACGTTGGATGAGAGCTTAAAAAAGCATTTCACCGATCACATAAAGGATGGACGAATATTAAGTGTGAGG GTGAAGAAGCATGTAAAGAATGGAAAAAATGTCTCTATGGGTTTTGGATTCGTTGAGTTTGATTCTGTTGATACAGCAATCAACGTTTGCAAGGATTTGCAG GGAACTGTTTTGGATGGCCATGCACTTATATTGCAACTTTGTCACACTAAGAAGGACCAATTACCAAAGAGAGCTGAGAATGACAAGAGTTCAACTAAGTTGCTTGTTAGGAATGTTGCTTTTGAGGCAACTGAAAAGGATCTCAGGCAATTATTCAGTCCATTCGGGCAG ATTAAGAGTTTAAGGCTGCCAATGAGGTTTGGGAACCATAGAGGATTTGCATTTGTAGAGTTTGTCACGAAGCAAGAGGCAAAGAACGCCATTGAAGCTCTATCCAATACTCACTTGTATGGGCGCCATTTG GTTCTGGAGAGAGCCAAGGAAGGTGAGAGCCTAGAGGAATTACGTGCTCGCACAGCTGCACAGTTTACTACTGAGCAAAATGGGTTTCAAACtactaaattatcaaaaaagagAAAGCAAATGGCTGTACTGGATGATGGGAGTTCTAAATTCGGGCGAATTGCTGATTAA
- the LOC107011783 gene encoding multiple RNA-binding domain-containing protein 1 isoform X2 gives MQPRSKSKLWANDALTAPSLARSKKDGDEQYLKKETSQEKVDTDDSELDEVIKKKKPLSDSEKSEKPGSSRNDEVMTDTDYFKSRVRKDWSDSESSEDDGSDNESDKSSEDANAGNILEPDDTEEFLSDGLTRSNNEALELVDPSSSVKDEKEEDLESGRLFVRNLPYTTTEEELEEHFRAFGNVSQVHIVVDKDTKRSKGIAYVLYPLPESAARALAELDSSIFQGRLLHVMPAKQKISPEKAETIANTKQSSNTFKQKRQEEKKASEASGNTQSWNTLFMRPDTVVENIARKFGVSKSDLLDREADDLAVRIALGETQVIAETKKALAKAGVNIVSLEEYAAGNTDGEKRSNHVILVKNLPYGSSEGELANMFGKFGSLDKIVLPPTKTLALVVFLEPAEARSAFRGLAYKRYKDTPLYLEWAPGNILDQPSDSKNALVVGEDDAKRALLEQQVEGVTDPDVDPDRVESRSLYVKNLNFKTLDESLKKHFTDHIKDGRILSVRVKKHVKNGKNVSMGFGFVEFDSVDTAINVCKDLQGTVLDGHALILQLCHTKKDQLPKRAENDKSSTKLLVRNVAFEATEKDLRQLFSPFGQIKSLRLPMRFGNHRGFAFVEFVTKQEAKNAIEALSNTHLYGRHLVLERAKEGESLEELRARTAAQFTTEQNGFQTTKLSKKRKQMAVLDDGSSKFGRIAD, from the exons ATGCAGCCTCGGAGTAAGTCAAAGTTGTGGGCAAATGATGCATTAACAGCTCCGTCTCTTGCCCGAAGTAAAAAGGATGGTGATGAGCAATACCTGAAAAAAGAAACTAGCCAGGAAAAAGTGGATACTGATGACTCTGAGTTGGACgaggttattaaaaaaaagaaacctCTGTCAGATAGTGAAAAATCTGAGAAACCTGGCAGCTCCCGTAATGATGAAGTTATGACCGATACGGATTATTTCAAAAGTAGAGTGAGGAAAGATTGGTCTGATTCAGAAAGTAGTGAAGACGATggtagtgataatgaaagtgaCAAAAGCAGTGAAGATGCAAATGCTGGTAATATCCTTGAACCTGATGATACAGAGGAATTTTTGAGTGATGGTCTCACCAGATCTAACAATGAGGCGCTTGAGCTTGTTGACCCTTCATCAAGTGTTAAggatgaaaaagaagaagatctGGAGAGCGGACGATTATTTGTTCGTAATCTTCCATACACCACTAC GGAAGAGGAGCTGGAAGAACACTTTAGAGCATTTGGCAATGTCTCACAGGTTCATATTGTTGTTGACAAAGATACAAAGCGGTCCAAAGGAATTGCATATGTTCTCTATCCATTACCAGAATCTGCTGCTAG GGCATTAGCAGAGCTGGACAGTTCAATCTTTCAAGGACGATTACTTCATGTTATGCCAGCGAAGCAGAAAATTTCTCCAGAGAAGGCAGA GACAATTGCTAATACCAAGCAATCATCAAACACATTTAAGCAGAAGAGACAAGAGGAAAAGAAGGCATCTGAAGCTAGTGGAAATACACAATCTTGGAATACTCTGTTTATGCGGCCAGACACT GTTGTTGAAAATATTGCAAGAAAATTTGGTGTGAGTAAAAGTGATCTTCTTGATAGAGaagctgatgatcttgctgtaCGTATAGCATTGGGCGAGACTCAAGTGATAGCGGAGACAAAAAAGGCTCTTGCAAAAgctggagttaatattgtttcATTGGAAGAATATGCTGCTGGAAACACTGATGGGGAGAAACGAAGCAATCACGTTATTTTAGTTAAGAACTTGCCTTATGGTTCATCAGAAGGTGAACTTGCAAATATGTTTGGGAAGTTTGGGAGCCTGGATAAGATTGTTCTTCCTCCTACCAAAACTTTAGCTTTG GTTGTCTTCCTAGAACCGGCAGAAGCACGTTCAGCTTTCCGGGGTCTAGCATACAAACGTTACAA GGACACTCCCCTTTATTTGGAGTGGGCTCCTGGAAATATTCTTGATCAACCAAGTGATTCAAAAAATGCTCTTGTTGTTGGTGAAGATGATGCAAAGAGAGCGCTGCTAGAGCAACAAGTGGAAGGAGTAACGGATCCAGATGTTGATCCTGATAGAGTTGAG TCACGATCACTGTATGTCAAGAACCTAAATTTCAAGACGTTGGATGAGAGCTTAAAAAAGCATTTCACCGATCACATAAAGGATGGACGAATATTAAGTGTGAGG GTGAAGAAGCATGTAAAGAATGGAAAAAATGTCTCTATGGGTTTTGGATTCGTTGAGTTTGATTCTGTTGATACAGCAATCAACGTTTGCAAGGATTTGCAG GGAACTGTTTTGGATGGCCATGCACTTATATTGCAACTTTGTCACACTAAGAAGGACCAATTACCAAAGAGAGCTGAGAATGACAAGAGTTCAACTAAGTTGCTTGTTAGGAATGTTGCTTTTGAGGCAACTGAAAAGGATCTCAGGCAATTATTCAGTCCATTCGGGCAG ATTAAGAGTTTAAGGCTGCCAATGAGGTTTGGGAACCATAGAGGATTTGCATTTGTAGAGTTTGTCACGAAGCAAGAGGCAAAGAACGCCATTGAAGCTCTATCCAATACTCACTTGTATGGGCGCCATTTG GTTCTGGAGAGAGCCAAGGAAGGTGAGAGCCTAGAGGAATTACGTGCTCGCACAGCTGCACAGTTTACTACTGAGCAAAATGGGTTTCAAACtactaaattatcaaaaaagagAAAGCAAATGGCTGTACTGGATGATGGGAGTTCTAAATTCGGGCGAATTGCTGATTAA
- the LOC107009100 gene encoding uncharacterized protein LOC107009100, translated as MSQGYAIELYFDPALENQVLKAWNVLARRQISTQLIEIESRPHITLFSSPFLDPSKIENVVKNFSSKQESLPLSFGSIGSLPSDDNVLFLAPTPTLSLLQFHSQLYDAMKKEGIEIAEEHRPDTWIPYCPVADEVPKTRMGEAFTVLRDLKLPVAGYATEIALVEYPPVREAFSFVLGNTVEP; from the coding sequence ATGTCGCAAGGTTACGCAATTGAGCTCTACTTTGATCCTGCACTTGAAAACCAGGTCTTGAAAGCCTGGAATGTATTGGCTCGGCGCCAGATTAGTACTCAGCTTATTGAAATTGAGTCTAGACCTCACATTACCCTCTTCTCGAGTCCATTTCTTGATCCATCGAAGATTGAGAACGTTGTAAAGAATTTTTCGTCCAAGCAAGAATCATTGCCTCTGTCGTTTGGTTCAATTGGAAGCCTCCCAAGTGACGACAATGTTCTATTTCTTGCCCCAACTCCAACTTTGTCTCTCCTTCAGTTCCACTCACAACTGTATGATGCTATGAAAAAGGAGGGCATTGAGATTGCGGAGGAGCATCGTCCTGATACATGGATTCCTTATTGCCCAGTAGCTGACGAAGTGCCTAAAACTCGTATGGGCGAGGCATTCACTGTTTTGAGGGATCTGAAATTACCTGTTGCTGGATATGCTACGGAAATTGCACTTGTTGAGTATCCACCAGTTCGTGAAGCATTTTCTTTTGTGCTTGGTAATACAGTTGAACCATGA